The DNA window ATCACTGCAGAAGTATGCCAGCCCCCTATAGTTATGACCTTCGCTGCAAAGCGATTGCTGCGGTCAAGAATGGAGAACGGAAAGTCGACGTATGCCGGATGTTAAACATCAGTCGGAACACCTTGCACTTATGGATAGCGCGAGAGGAATCGACCGGTGATTGTCAGGCCATTACCCACTACCAGCAAGGAGCTCGCCACAAAATTACAGATTGGGAGCGCTTTCGTGAATTTGCTCAAGAGCATGGGGGAAAGACTCAGGCCCAAATGGCTAAATTATGGGGTGATAATGTCACCCAGCAAAATATCAGTGATGCCTTGAAGAAATTAGGCTTGAGTCGAAAAAAAAGACCTATGGCTATCGAGAACGGGATGAAACGCAACGCCAAGCCTTTATAGAGCGGTTACAGACCAAACATCCTCACCAGATAGTCTATGTGGATGAAGCAGGTATCGATAATCGAGCGGATTATCCCTATGGATATTGCCCCATTGGTCAACGATTCTATGACCTTAAATCAGGCAAGCGGACAGAGCGAGTCAGTTTCATTGCTGCGCTCAAAGAGCGACAGTTATTTGCCCCGATGACTTTCGAAGGGTCTTGCAATCGTTTGTTATTTGAGGCGTGGTTACAGCAGAGTCTCCTGCCCCAGCTGCACCCTGGCGATATTATCGTGATTGATAATGCCAGTTTTCACCATGGACAAAGTATCGAAGAAATCGTAGCTGAAGCAGGGTGTGAGATTTGGTATCTACCGAGCTATTCTCCTGATCTCAACAAAATTGAGCGATGGTGGTTTGTATTCAAAAACTGGATGAAGCAGCGATGGGATGAGTTTGACACTTTTCGTGATTGTGTAGATGCTGCCTTTAAGGAGTGTACTAACGTATTCCCGTAGTGCTATATTCTTCATCAGGATAGGGAGTTTTATCTTCCAGCATGAAAAGACGATTTTTTACTTTTTGCATCCTCGACTGATAAGAATCCAAAGGCATACTTAATTGGAGATGCTAAGAAAAATGCCAGACATATAGAATCTAGACAAGGAAAGAGAGGGAATCAGTTTCGAGCAATTATTGGATATGCAGATCTAGAAAATAAACACCAATATATTCCTGTCGCAACCTATATAACAATATTTGACAACCAAAAAAATGAAGAAAAACTAAAGGAGCGAGCTAACAAAAAAGGGGTTCACTTATTTGTCGTTAGTTTCTTCCCAGAACGATAAGCAAATTTTTATTATGTCAGAAAAGATAAATCCTGAATGGCTTAACTTGAGGAATGCGATTAAAAGTAATCAAATAGATAAATTCACCGCTATATTTTGCAAAAAAAAATGGAGTGAGCATGATCTAGTACATGCTTTAGTACTCGCCTCAAAATATGAGTCTCTAGAAATACTACTAACACTTATAAAATATGGTGCAGATATAAATCTTACTGTTGGGGAGGAAACAGCACTAGCTACTGCAGTAGATGAAGGTAATTATGAAATCGCTTCTATTCTTCTGGATGCTGGTGCTAATCCTTCACTTCCAATCAATAGTGAGGTTCATCCTCCATTATTTATTGCTGCTAACAATGGGGATTTAGACATAGTTAAACTCCTAGTCAATGCTGGTGCAAATGTCAACCAGACTATATGTGGAGAACCTCCGATTATTAATGCTGCCTTGTCAGGTCATCAAAATATATATAACTTCTTATTACCCATGACACAATCAGAATTATTGGGTGATGCGGAGTATTTCTTGCAGAAAGGGATTCGACAGAATTTTAGAGATGAAAATATCAATCCTATAATGGAAAATGCTTATGATGTAGTGCGTAAGGGCAGTATTGGTGAGGTCAAAAAACTTTTAACTGGAAACATCCCAATTAATGATTTTACTCAATATGGATCAACATTATTAAATAGTGCTGTTATTAGAAGACCAGTAGAGTCTCGACTACCAGTTACTCTTGCTTTACTTGAATCTGGAGCCGATCCAAATTTAGCTGATGACTATGATGATATGACACCTATTATGCGAACTAGGCAGATTGAAATTATTTCTACTTTGATAAATTTTGGTGCGGATGTCAATGCAATGACTCATGACAAGACAACTGCTTTAATTGAAGCTTCTAAGTATCGCCATTCCCTCGCTGTCAAAGTTCTTTTAGAGTCGGGTGCGGACCCGAAGCATAAAGATTCAGCAAATATGAATGCAATGGACTACGCTCTGGAGAATCAGCATTCAGATATCATTCTTTTCTTTAAAGAATCAGCATAGTTGGGGGAGAGTGATTAAACCGGGGGAAAATATATAGGGGTATGACAACGATTCCTCGGATAGGAAATTGTCAGCTTTGAGTAGTCAAAATTGAGGGATTTGCATCCATCTGATAGGCTGATTGCTTACCCTAAGCTAACCCCCGTCTACCTTCCATGGATTGTCCTCACTGCCACTCAACCCGAGTCTCTTTTCTTCAGCGTAAAACGAACCTCGGGTATGACATGTTCCGCTGTAAGCAATGCCGCCGCACTTACAATGAACGCACAGGCACTCCCTTCAATTTTATTGCAGTCCCCACAGACATAGTATTCCAGGCACTCCTACTCCGAGTACGCTACAAACTCAGCTACCGAGATGTGGCCGAGTACTTCTTGATCCGTGGCTTTACATTTACCCATGAAACCGTGCGAGATTGGGAAGCAAAGTTCTTGCCTCACTTTAGTGAACAGATTCGGACTAAACGGCCTCAAACGACCGAAGCTGCGTTTTGGGGCAGCTTAAACCTAAAAGTCATGAATAGCAACGGTTTCAGATACTCTCATTAAATGTTGCTTATTGAAAATCTAGTCAGCTCGCAAACGCTGTAACGCCAGAAATTGGTTCAGTGCCATAGTGCATTTATACTAAATTGCCCCATATCGCAGCTTCCGTTGTTTTAGGCCTCTTAGGGCCGCTGATGTCACTATTCTCCTCGACGTCAGCAGGTTGACGTCATACAGCAGGTGCGCACGCAGAAATTGGAGGTACCTCTTCCGAAGTAGGCCTGGACTGCCCGATAGATGCCCTGAAATATTGATAGTCCCTCGACTCTGCCAAATTATCTGGCAGTTCCCGAGCAATGTTTTGCCTCAGCTTTTTAATGAAGTTAATAATAGCGACGCTTGTTTTTTCCACGTCCGAAATACGGAAGAACGTCAGGCAGCACTTCAATACCTCGGAATCGAAGAGAGGACAACGCCTGGCTGATTGCCATATTTCCCTTCTGAACTCACTTTTCAGGGCTGAACTATACACCGCCTAACAAATCGATGCAGTCGGACATTTGAGCTTGTTCGTTGGCCATAACCAGAAAAGCATAATGTTGCCGGAGCGGCAAAGTTATGGTGTGTACGACATTACAGAGTCGGGCCTGGGAAGACCATTATTTCGTGTAATTTTTCGTGTAATACAGATTTTGGTATAAAATCTGGAATTAAAATCTCCGATCTAATATAGTGATCTGCAAGTGCTGATTCAGTGGTGTAATTTATGTCGCGTTTCTCTCAAACTTCCGACATCCCGCCTGTGCGTCTCATTGAGTTTGAAAAGGGAAAATCAGAGGAGAGCAGGACCCCGATTCCGGTGAAGCCAGCGGTGGTGAATCTGAGATCGCAACGAATCGAACAGTTCCTCACCCTGAAGAATCTGGCGGCCAACACCCAGCGAAACTATGAACGTCATTTGAGGCAGTTCAGTTTGTGGGTGAATAAGGACTGGCATCAGATTACCATGAACGATCTGAAGCGCTACAAGACTTATCTGGAGTCGGGTCGGGAGTTGAAGCAGGGGTCAGTGGGGGCTGTCCTGATTGCGATCAAGAGCTTCTTCTCTTGGTTGATCAAGGCTGGGTATATCG is part of the Acaryochloris marina S15 genome and encodes:
- a CDS encoding IS630 family transposase (programmed frameshift), whose product is MPAPYSYDLRCKAIAAVKNGERKVDVCRMLNISRNTLHLWIAREESTGDCQAITHYQQGARHKITDWERFREFAQEHGGKTQAQMAKLWGDNVTQQNISDALKKLGLSRKKTYGYRERDETQRQAFIERLQTKHPHQIVYVDEAGIDNRADYPYGYCPIGQRFYDLKSGKRTERVSFIAALKERQLFAPMTFEGSCNRLLFEAWLQQSLLPQLHPGDIIVIDNASFHHGQSIEEIVAEAGCEIWYLPSYSPDLNKIERWWFVFKNWMKQRWDEFDTFRDCVDAAFKECTNVFP
- a CDS encoding ankyrin repeat domain-containing protein: MSEKINPEWLNLRNAIKSNQIDKFTAIFCKKKWSEHDLVHALVLASKYESLEILLTLIKYGADINLTVGEETALATAVDEGNYEIASILLDAGANPSLPINSEVHPPLFIAANNGDLDIVKLLVNAGANVNQTICGEPPIINAALSGHQNIYNFLLPMTQSELLGDAEYFLQKGIRQNFRDENINPIMENAYDVVRKGSIGEVKKLLTGNIPINDFTQYGSTLLNSAVIRRPVESRLPVTLALLESGADPNLADDYDDMTPIMRTRQIEIISTLINFGADVNAMTHDKTTALIEASKYRHSLAVKVLLESGADPKHKDSANMNAMDYALENQHSDIILFFKESA